The following proteins are co-located in the Ficedula albicollis isolate OC2 chromosome 25, FicAlb1.5, whole genome shotgun sequence genome:
- the ATP8B2 gene encoding phospholipid-transporting ATPase ID isoform X2 codes for MTQPGRLPVPCPLGFWVWLGSQGAEEFGVSGFGSGDCLAADAGVLGCMGLTGSCVAEEERRVRANAREYNEKFQYASNCIKTSKYNIVTFLPVNLFEQFQEVANTYFLFLLILQLIPQISSLSWFTTIVPLVLVLTITAVKDATDDYFRHKSDNQVNNRQSQVLIGGVLRQEQWMNVRVGDIIKLENNQFVAQADLLLLCSSEPHGLCYIETAELDGETNMKVRQAIPVTAELGDTSQLAGFDGEVICEPPNNKLDKFGGTLYWKENKYPLSNQNMLLRGCVLRNTEWCFGLVIFAGPDTKLMQNSGRTKFKRTSIDRLMNTLVLWIFGFLVCMGVILAIGNAIWEHEVGVCFQIYLPWDEGVHSAFFSGFLSFWSYIIILNTVVPISLYVSVEVIRLGHSYFINWDKKMYCAKRRTPAEARTTTLNEELGQVEYIFSDKTGTLTQNIMVFSKCSVNGHSYGDVQDMLGHKAELGERPEPVDFSFNPLADPRFQFWDPSLLEAVKLGDLHVHEFFRLLSLCHTVMSEEKSEGELLYKAQSPDEGALVTAARNFGFVFRSRTPKTITVHELGQAVTYQLLAILDFNNIRKRMSVIVRSPEGKIRLYCKGADTILLERLHPINQDLSSITTDHLNEYAGEGLRTLVLAYRDLEESYYRDWSERLHRAGSAPEGREDHLARLYDEVEHDMMLLGATAIEDKLQQGVPETIAILTLANIKIWVLTGDKQETAVNIGYSCKMLTDDMTEVFVVTGHTVLEVREELRKAREKMMDASRSVCNGFSYQEKLSSKLTSVLEAIAGEYALVINGHSLAHALEADMEVEFLETACACKAVICCRVTPLQKAQVVELVKKYKKAVTLAIGDGANDVSMIKTAHIGVGISGQEGIQAVLASDYSFSQFKFLQRLLLVHGRWSYLRMCKFLCYFFYKNFAFTMVHFWFGFFCGFSAQTVYDQYFITLYNIVYTSLPVLAMGVFDQDVPEQRSMEYPKLYEPGQLNLLFNKREFFICIAQGIYTSILMFFIPYGVFADATRDDGAQLADYQSFAVTVATSLVIVVSVQIGLDTGFWTAINHFFIWGSLAAYFAILFTMHSDGLFRMFPNQFRFVGNAQNALAQPTVWLTIALTTVVCIVPVVAFRFLKLDLKPELSDTVRYTQLVRKKQKAQHRCLRHAGRAGSRRSGYAFSHQEGFGELIMSGKNMRLSSLALSSFAPRPSSSWIETLRKKKGCEGSSAGSPSGADKTLKV; via the exons ATGACACAGCCAGGGAggctccctgttccctgccctcTGGGGTTCTGGGTCTGGCTTGGCTCTCAGGGTGCAGAGGAGTTTGGGGTGTCAGGGTTTGGGTCTGGGGACTGTCTGGCTGCAGATGCAGGGGTGTTGGGGTGCATGGGGCTGACAGGGAGCTGTGTTGCAGAGGAAGAGCGTCGAGTGCGAGCCAACGCGCGGGAGTACAACGAGAAGTTCCAGTACGCA AGCAACTGCATCAAGACCTCCAAGTACAACATTGTCACCTTCCTGCCTGTCAACCTCTTTGAGCAGTTCCAGGAAGTAGCCAACACCTATTTCCTAttcctcctcatcctgcag ctgatCCCTCAGATCTCTTCGCTGTCTTGGTTTACTACCATCGTGCCTTTGGTTCTTGTCTTAACCATCACAGCTGTCAAAGACGCCACCGATGACTAT ttCCGCCATAAAAGCGACAACCAGGTGAACAACCGGCAGTCTCAGGTCCTGATCGGTGGAGT CCTTCGGCAGGAGCAGTGGATGAATGTCCGTGTTGGAGACATCATCAAGTTGGAGAACAACCAGTTTGTGGCG CAGGCtgacctcctcctcctctgcagcagcgAACCCCATGGGTTGTGCTACATAGAGACTGCAGAGCTGGATGG AGAGACCAACATGAAGGTGCGCCAGGCCATCCCCGTCACGGCGGAACTGGGGGACACCAGCCAGCTGGCTGGCTTTGACG GTGAGGTGATCTGTGAACCCCCCAACAACAAGCTGGACAAGTTTGGTGGGACATTGTACTGGAAGGAGAACAAGTACCCGCTGAGCAACCAGAACATGCTGCTGCGGGGCTGCGTCCTGCGCAACACCGAGTGGTGCTTTGGCCTCGTCATCTTTGCAG ggcccGACACAAAACTTATGCAGAACAGCGGCCGGACCAAGTTTAAACGGACAAGCATCGACCGGCTGATGAACACGCTGGTGCTCTGG ATCTTCGGGTTCCTGGTGTGCATGGGAGTGATCCTGGCCATTGGCAATGCCATCTGGGAGCATGAGGTGGGCGTCTGCTTCCAGATCTACTTGCCCTGGGACGAGGGGGTGCACAGTGCCTTCTTCTCTGGCTTCCTCTCCTTCTGGTCCTACATCATCATCCTCAACACTGTGGTGCCCATCTCGCTCTATGTGAG cGTTGAGGTGATCCGGCTTGGGCACAGCTACTTCATCAACTGGGACAAGAAGATGTACTGTGCCAAGCGCCGGACGCCAGCTGAAGCCCGCACCACCACCCTCAACGAGGAGCTGGGCCAGGTGGAGTACATCTTTTCTGACAAGACTGGCACCCTCACCCAGAATATCATGGTCTTCAGCAAGTGCTCTGTGAATGGGCACAGCTATG GTGATGTGCAGGACATGCTGGGTcacaaggcagagctgggagag AGGCCAGAGCCAGTAGACTTCTCCTTCAACCCCCTGGCGGACCCACGGTTCCAGTTCTGGGACCCCAGCCTGCTGGAGGCTGTCAAGTTGGGAGACCTCCACGTGCACGAGTTCTTCCGCCTGCTCTCGCTCTGTCACACTGTCATGTCTGAGGAGAAGAGTGAAG GGGAGTTGTTGTACAAGGCACAGTCCCCAGATGAGGGAGCACTGGTCACAGCTGCCAGGAACTTCGGCTTTGTGTTCCGTTCCCGCACGCCCAAGACCATCACGGTGCATGAGCTGGGTCAGGCCGTCACCTACCAGCTGCTGGCCATCCTGGACTTCAACAACATCCGCAAGCGCATGTCCGTCATCG TCCGCAGCCCTGAGGGCAAGATCCGGCTGTACTGCAAAGGCGCTGACACCATCCTGCTGGAGCGGCTGCATCCCATCAACCAGGACCTGAGCAGCATCACCACCGACCACCTCAAT GAGTACGCTGGTGAGGGGCTGCGGACACTGGTGCTGGCCTACAGAGACCTGGAGGAGAGCTACTACAGGGACTGGTCTGAGCGGCTGCACcgagctggcagtgcccctgagGGCCGTGAGGATCACCTGGCTCGGCTCTACGATGAGGTGGAGCATGATATGATG CTGCTTGGAGCCACAGCCATCGAGGACAAACTGCAGCAGGGGGTCCCTGAAACCATTGCCATCCTGACACTGGCCAACATCAAGATCTGGGTGCTGACAGGGGACAAGCAGG AAACAGCTGTGAACATTGGCTACTCCTGCAAGATGCTGACAGATGACATGACAGAGGTGTTTGTGGTCACAGGCCACACTGTGCTGGAGGTGCGAGAGGAGCTCAG GAAAGCCCGGGAGAAGATGATGGATGCATCGCGTTCTGTGTGCAATGGCTTCTCCTACCAGGAGAAACTCTCCTCCAAGCTGACCTCTGTGCTGGAAGCCATTGCGGGCGAGTACGCCCTGGTCATCAATGGGCACAGCCTG GCCCATGCACTGGAGGCAGACATGGAGGTGGAATTCCTGGAGACAGCGTGTGCCTGCAAGGCCGTTATCTGCTGCCGTGTCACACCCCTGCAGAAAGCCCAGGTGGTGGAGCTGGTGAAGAAGTACAAGAAAGCTGTCACTTTGGCCATTGGGGATGGGGCCAACGATGTCAGCATGATCAAGA CTGCCCACATTGGGGTGGGCATCAGTGGGCAGGAAGGcatccaggctgtgctggcctcTGACTACTCCTTCTCCCAGTTCAAGTTCCTGCAGCGCCTGCTCCTGGTGCACGGGCGCTGGTCCTACCTGCGCATGTGCAAGTTTCTTTGCTACTTCTTCTACAAGAACTTTGCCTTCACCATGGTCCACTTCTGGTTTGGCTTCTTCTGTGGCTTCTCAGCACAG ACAGTGTATGACCAGTACTTCATCACTCTGTACAACATTGTCTACACGTCGCTGCCTGTGCTCGCTATGGGTGTCTTTGATCAG GATGTGCCAGAGCAGCGGAGCATGGAGTACCCCAAACTCTATGAGCCCGGGCAGCTGAACCTGCTCTTCAACAAGCGGGAG TTCTTCATCTGCATTGCCCAGGGCATCTACACTTCCATCCTCATGTTCTTCATCCCCTACGGCGTCTTCGCTGATGCCACCCGTGATGACGGTGCCCAGCTGGCTGACTACCAGTCCTTCGCCGTCACTGTCGCCACCTCCCTGGTGATTGTCGTCAGTGTGCAG ATCGGGTTAGACACAGGATTCTGGACAGCCATCAATCACTTCTTCATCTGGGGCAGCCTTGCTGCCTACTTCGCCATCCTCTTCACCATGCACAGTGACGGCCTGTTCCGGATGTTCCCCAATCAGTTCCGCTTTGTGG GGAACGCGCAGAACGCACTGGCCCAGCCCACGGTCTGGCTGACCATCGCCCTCACCACCGTCGTCTGCATCGTGCCCGTTGTGGCCTTTCGCTTCCTTAAGCTGGACCTGAAGCCAGAGCTGTCGGACACG gtgcgCTACACGCAGCTGGTGCGGAAGAAGCAGAAGGCGCAGCACCGGTGCCTGCGGCATGCGGGGCGCGCGGGCTCCCGCCGCTCTGGCTACGCCTTCTCCCACCAGGAGGGGTTCGGGGAGCTCATCATGTCTGGCAAGAACATGCGCCTCAGCTCCTTGGCACTCTCCAGCTTCGCCCCCcgccccagcagcagctggatcGAGACCCTGCGGAAGAAGAAGGGCTGCgagggcagcagtgctggcagccccagTGGTGCAGACAAGACTCTCAAGGTCTGA
- the ATP8B2 gene encoding phospholipid-transporting ATPase ID isoform X4, with protein MTQPGRLPVPCPLGFWVWLGSQGAEEFGVSGFGSGDCLAADAGVLGCMGLTGSCVAEEERRVRANAREYNEKFQYASNCIKTSKYNIVTFLPVNLFEQFQEVANTYFLFLLILQLIPQISSLSWFTTIVPLVLVLTITAVKDATDDYFRHKSDNQVNNRQSQVLIGGVLRQEQWMNVRVGDIIKLENNQFVAADLLLLCSSEPHGLCYIETAELDGETNMKVRQAIPVTAELGDTSQLAGFDGEVICEPPNNKLDKFGGTLYWKENKYPLSNQNMLLRGCVLRNTEWCFGLVIFAGPDTKLMQNSGRTKFKRTSIDRLMNTLVLWIFGFLVCMGVILAIGNAIWEHEVGVCFQIYLPWDEGVHSAFFSGFLSFWSYIIILNTVVPISLYVSVEVIRLGHSYFINWDKKMYCAKRRTPAEARTTTLNEELGQVEYIFSDKTGTLTQNIMVFSKCSVNGHSYGDVQDMLGHKAELGERPEPVDFSFNPLADPRFQFWDPSLLEAVKLGDLHVHEFFRLLSLCHTVMSEEKSEGELLYKAQSPDEGALVTAARNFGFVFRSRTPKTITVHELGQAVTYQLLAILDFNNIRKRMSVIVRSPEGKIRLYCKGADTILLERLHPINQDLSSITTDHLNEYAGEGLRTLVLAYRDLEESYYRDWSERLHRAGSAPEGREDHLARLYDEVEHDMMLLGATAIEDKLQQGVPETIAILTLANIKIWVLTGDKQETAVNIGYSCKMLTDDMTEVFVVTGHTVLEVREELRKAREKMMDASRSVCNGFSYQEKLSSKLTSVLEAIAGEYALVINGHSLAHALEADMEVEFLETACACKAVICCRVTPLQKAQVVELVKKYKKAVTLAIGDGANDVSMIKTAHIGVGISGQEGIQAVLASDYSFSQFKFLQRLLLVHGRWSYLRMCKFLCYFFYKNFAFTMVHFWFGFFCGFSAQTVYDQYFITLYNIVYTSLPVLAMGVFDQDVPEQRSMEYPKLYEPGQLNLLFNKREFFICIAQGIYTSILMFFIPYGVFADATRDDGAQLADYQSFAVTVATSLVIVVSVQIGLDTGFWTAINHFFIWGSLAAYFAILFTMHSDGLFRMFPNQFRFVGNAQNALAQPTVWLTIALTTVVCIVPVVAFRFLKLDLKPELSDTVRYTQLVRKKQKAQHRCLRHAGRAGSRRSGYAFSHQEGFGELIMSGKNMRLSSLALSSFAPRPSSSWIETLRKKKGCEGSSAGSPSGADKTLKV; from the exons ATGACACAGCCAGGGAggctccctgttccctgccctcTGGGGTTCTGGGTCTGGCTTGGCTCTCAGGGTGCAGAGGAGTTTGGGGTGTCAGGGTTTGGGTCTGGGGACTGTCTGGCTGCAGATGCAGGGGTGTTGGGGTGCATGGGGCTGACAGGGAGCTGTGTTGCAGAGGAAGAGCGTCGAGTGCGAGCCAACGCGCGGGAGTACAACGAGAAGTTCCAGTACGCA AGCAACTGCATCAAGACCTCCAAGTACAACATTGTCACCTTCCTGCCTGTCAACCTCTTTGAGCAGTTCCAGGAAGTAGCCAACACCTATTTCCTAttcctcctcatcctgcag ctgatCCCTCAGATCTCTTCGCTGTCTTGGTTTACTACCATCGTGCCTTTGGTTCTTGTCTTAACCATCACAGCTGTCAAAGACGCCACCGATGACTAT ttCCGCCATAAAAGCGACAACCAGGTGAACAACCGGCAGTCTCAGGTCCTGATCGGTGGAGT CCTTCGGCAGGAGCAGTGGATGAATGTCCGTGTTGGAGACATCATCAAGTTGGAGAACAACCAGTTTGTGGCG GCtgacctcctcctcctctgcagcagcgAACCCCATGGGTTGTGCTACATAGAGACTGCAGAGCTGGATGG AGAGACCAACATGAAGGTGCGCCAGGCCATCCCCGTCACGGCGGAACTGGGGGACACCAGCCAGCTGGCTGGCTTTGACG GTGAGGTGATCTGTGAACCCCCCAACAACAAGCTGGACAAGTTTGGTGGGACATTGTACTGGAAGGAGAACAAGTACCCGCTGAGCAACCAGAACATGCTGCTGCGGGGCTGCGTCCTGCGCAACACCGAGTGGTGCTTTGGCCTCGTCATCTTTGCAG ggcccGACACAAAACTTATGCAGAACAGCGGCCGGACCAAGTTTAAACGGACAAGCATCGACCGGCTGATGAACACGCTGGTGCTCTGG ATCTTCGGGTTCCTGGTGTGCATGGGAGTGATCCTGGCCATTGGCAATGCCATCTGGGAGCATGAGGTGGGCGTCTGCTTCCAGATCTACTTGCCCTGGGACGAGGGGGTGCACAGTGCCTTCTTCTCTGGCTTCCTCTCCTTCTGGTCCTACATCATCATCCTCAACACTGTGGTGCCCATCTCGCTCTATGTGAG cGTTGAGGTGATCCGGCTTGGGCACAGCTACTTCATCAACTGGGACAAGAAGATGTACTGTGCCAAGCGCCGGACGCCAGCTGAAGCCCGCACCACCACCCTCAACGAGGAGCTGGGCCAGGTGGAGTACATCTTTTCTGACAAGACTGGCACCCTCACCCAGAATATCATGGTCTTCAGCAAGTGCTCTGTGAATGGGCACAGCTATG GTGATGTGCAGGACATGCTGGGTcacaaggcagagctgggagag AGGCCAGAGCCAGTAGACTTCTCCTTCAACCCCCTGGCGGACCCACGGTTCCAGTTCTGGGACCCCAGCCTGCTGGAGGCTGTCAAGTTGGGAGACCTCCACGTGCACGAGTTCTTCCGCCTGCTCTCGCTCTGTCACACTGTCATGTCTGAGGAGAAGAGTGAAG GGGAGTTGTTGTACAAGGCACAGTCCCCAGATGAGGGAGCACTGGTCACAGCTGCCAGGAACTTCGGCTTTGTGTTCCGTTCCCGCACGCCCAAGACCATCACGGTGCATGAGCTGGGTCAGGCCGTCACCTACCAGCTGCTGGCCATCCTGGACTTCAACAACATCCGCAAGCGCATGTCCGTCATCG TCCGCAGCCCTGAGGGCAAGATCCGGCTGTACTGCAAAGGCGCTGACACCATCCTGCTGGAGCGGCTGCATCCCATCAACCAGGACCTGAGCAGCATCACCACCGACCACCTCAAT GAGTACGCTGGTGAGGGGCTGCGGACACTGGTGCTGGCCTACAGAGACCTGGAGGAGAGCTACTACAGGGACTGGTCTGAGCGGCTGCACcgagctggcagtgcccctgagGGCCGTGAGGATCACCTGGCTCGGCTCTACGATGAGGTGGAGCATGATATGATG CTGCTTGGAGCCACAGCCATCGAGGACAAACTGCAGCAGGGGGTCCCTGAAACCATTGCCATCCTGACACTGGCCAACATCAAGATCTGGGTGCTGACAGGGGACAAGCAGG AAACAGCTGTGAACATTGGCTACTCCTGCAAGATGCTGACAGATGACATGACAGAGGTGTTTGTGGTCACAGGCCACACTGTGCTGGAGGTGCGAGAGGAGCTCAG GAAAGCCCGGGAGAAGATGATGGATGCATCGCGTTCTGTGTGCAATGGCTTCTCCTACCAGGAGAAACTCTCCTCCAAGCTGACCTCTGTGCTGGAAGCCATTGCGGGCGAGTACGCCCTGGTCATCAATGGGCACAGCCTG GCCCATGCACTGGAGGCAGACATGGAGGTGGAATTCCTGGAGACAGCGTGTGCCTGCAAGGCCGTTATCTGCTGCCGTGTCACACCCCTGCAGAAAGCCCAGGTGGTGGAGCTGGTGAAGAAGTACAAGAAAGCTGTCACTTTGGCCATTGGGGATGGGGCCAACGATGTCAGCATGATCAAGA CTGCCCACATTGGGGTGGGCATCAGTGGGCAGGAAGGcatccaggctgtgctggcctcTGACTACTCCTTCTCCCAGTTCAAGTTCCTGCAGCGCCTGCTCCTGGTGCACGGGCGCTGGTCCTACCTGCGCATGTGCAAGTTTCTTTGCTACTTCTTCTACAAGAACTTTGCCTTCACCATGGTCCACTTCTGGTTTGGCTTCTTCTGTGGCTTCTCAGCACAG ACAGTGTATGACCAGTACTTCATCACTCTGTACAACATTGTCTACACGTCGCTGCCTGTGCTCGCTATGGGTGTCTTTGATCAG GATGTGCCAGAGCAGCGGAGCATGGAGTACCCCAAACTCTATGAGCCCGGGCAGCTGAACCTGCTCTTCAACAAGCGGGAGTTCTTCATCTGCATTGCCCAGGGCATCTACACTTCCATCCTCATGTTCTTCATCCCCTACGGCGTCTTCGCTGATGCCACCCGTGATGACGGTGCCCAGCTGGCTGACTACCAGTCCTTCGCCGTCACTGTCGCCACCTCCCTGGTGATTGTCGTCAGTGTGCAG ATCGGGTTAGACACAGGATTCTGGACAGCCATCAATCACTTCTTCATCTGGGGCAGCCTTGCTGCCTACTTCGCCATCCTCTTCACCATGCACAGTGACGGCCTGTTCCGGATGTTCCCCAATCAGTTCCGCTTTGTGG GGAACGCGCAGAACGCACTGGCCCAGCCCACGGTCTGGCTGACCATCGCCCTCACCACCGTCGTCTGCATCGTGCCCGTTGTGGCCTTTCGCTTCCTTAAGCTGGACCTGAAGCCAGAGCTGTCGGACACG gtgcgCTACACGCAGCTGGTGCGGAAGAAGCAGAAGGCGCAGCACCGGTGCCTGCGGCATGCGGGGCGCGCGGGCTCCCGCCGCTCTGGCTACGCCTTCTCCCACCAGGAGGGGTTCGGGGAGCTCATCATGTCTGGCAAGAACATGCGCCTCAGCTCCTTGGCACTCTCCAGCTTCGCCCCCcgccccagcagcagctggatcGAGACCCTGCGGAAGAAGAAGGGCTGCgagggcagcagtgctggcagccccagTGGTGCAGACAAGACTCTCAAGGTCTGA
- the ATP8B2 gene encoding phospholipid-transporting ATPase ID isoform X3 — MTQPGRLPVPCPLGFWVWLGSQGAEEFGVSGFGSGDCLAADAGVLGCMGLTGSCVAEEERRVRANAREYNEKFQYASNCIKTSKYNIVTFLPVNLFEQFQEVANTYFLFLLILQLIPQISSLSWFTTIVPLVLVLTITAVKDATDDYFRHKSDNQVNNRQSQVLIGGVLRQEQWMNVRVGDIIKLENNQFVAADLLLLCSSEPHGLCYIETAELDGETNMKVRQAIPVTAELGDTSQLAGFDGEVICEPPNNKLDKFGGTLYWKENKYPLSNQNMLLRGCVLRNTEWCFGLVIFAGPDTKLMQNSGRTKFKRTSIDRLMNTLVLWIFGFLVCMGVILAIGNAIWEHEVGVCFQIYLPWDEGVHSAFFSGFLSFWSYIIILNTVVPISLYVSVEVIRLGHSYFINWDKKMYCAKRRTPAEARTTTLNEELGQVEYIFSDKTGTLTQNIMVFSKCSVNGHSYGDVQDMLGHKAELGERPEPVDFSFNPLADPRFQFWDPSLLEAVKLGDLHVHEFFRLLSLCHTVMSEEKSEGELLYKAQSPDEGALVTAARNFGFVFRSRTPKTITVHELGQAVTYQLLAILDFNNIRKRMSVIVRSPEGKIRLYCKGADTILLERLHPINQDLSSITTDHLNEYAGEGLRTLVLAYRDLEESYYRDWSERLHRAGSAPEGREDHLARLYDEVEHDMMLLGATAIEDKLQQGVPETIAILTLANIKIWVLTGDKQETAVNIGYSCKMLTDDMTEVFVVTGHTVLEVREELRKAREKMMDASRSVCNGFSYQEKLSSKLTSVLEAIAGEYALVINGHSLAHALEADMEVEFLETACACKAVICCRVTPLQKAQVVELVKKYKKAVTLAIGDGANDVSMIKTAHIGVGISGQEGIQAVLASDYSFSQFKFLQRLLLVHGRWSYLRMCKFLCYFFYKNFAFTMVHFWFGFFCGFSAQTVYDQYFITLYNIVYTSLPVLAMGVFDQDVPEQRSMEYPKLYEPGQLNLLFNKREFFICIAQGIYTSILMFFIPYGVFADATRDDGAQLADYQSFAVTVATSLVIVVSVQIGLDTGFWTAINHFFIWGSLAAYFAILFTMHSDGLFRMFPNQFRFVGNAQNALAQPTVWLTIALTTVVCIVPVVAFRFLKLDLKPELSDTVRYTQLVRKKQKAQHRCLRHAGRAGSRRSGYAFSHQEGFGELIMSGKNMRLSSLALSSFAPRPSSSWIETLRKKKGCEGSSAGSPSGADKTLKV, encoded by the exons ATGACACAGCCAGGGAggctccctgttccctgccctcTGGGGTTCTGGGTCTGGCTTGGCTCTCAGGGTGCAGAGGAGTTTGGGGTGTCAGGGTTTGGGTCTGGGGACTGTCTGGCTGCAGATGCAGGGGTGTTGGGGTGCATGGGGCTGACAGGGAGCTGTGTTGCAGAGGAAGAGCGTCGAGTGCGAGCCAACGCGCGGGAGTACAACGAGAAGTTCCAGTACGCA AGCAACTGCATCAAGACCTCCAAGTACAACATTGTCACCTTCCTGCCTGTCAACCTCTTTGAGCAGTTCCAGGAAGTAGCCAACACCTATTTCCTAttcctcctcatcctgcag ctgatCCCTCAGATCTCTTCGCTGTCTTGGTTTACTACCATCGTGCCTTTGGTTCTTGTCTTAACCATCACAGCTGTCAAAGACGCCACCGATGACTAT ttCCGCCATAAAAGCGACAACCAGGTGAACAACCGGCAGTCTCAGGTCCTGATCGGTGGAGT CCTTCGGCAGGAGCAGTGGATGAATGTCCGTGTTGGAGACATCATCAAGTTGGAGAACAACCAGTTTGTGGCG GCtgacctcctcctcctctgcagcagcgAACCCCATGGGTTGTGCTACATAGAGACTGCAGAGCTGGATGG AGAGACCAACATGAAGGTGCGCCAGGCCATCCCCGTCACGGCGGAACTGGGGGACACCAGCCAGCTGGCTGGCTTTGACG GTGAGGTGATCTGTGAACCCCCCAACAACAAGCTGGACAAGTTTGGTGGGACATTGTACTGGAAGGAGAACAAGTACCCGCTGAGCAACCAGAACATGCTGCTGCGGGGCTGCGTCCTGCGCAACACCGAGTGGTGCTTTGGCCTCGTCATCTTTGCAG ggcccGACACAAAACTTATGCAGAACAGCGGCCGGACCAAGTTTAAACGGACAAGCATCGACCGGCTGATGAACACGCTGGTGCTCTGG ATCTTCGGGTTCCTGGTGTGCATGGGAGTGATCCTGGCCATTGGCAATGCCATCTGGGAGCATGAGGTGGGCGTCTGCTTCCAGATCTACTTGCCCTGGGACGAGGGGGTGCACAGTGCCTTCTTCTCTGGCTTCCTCTCCTTCTGGTCCTACATCATCATCCTCAACACTGTGGTGCCCATCTCGCTCTATGTGAG cGTTGAGGTGATCCGGCTTGGGCACAGCTACTTCATCAACTGGGACAAGAAGATGTACTGTGCCAAGCGCCGGACGCCAGCTGAAGCCCGCACCACCACCCTCAACGAGGAGCTGGGCCAGGTGGAGTACATCTTTTCTGACAAGACTGGCACCCTCACCCAGAATATCATGGTCTTCAGCAAGTGCTCTGTGAATGGGCACAGCTATG GTGATGTGCAGGACATGCTGGGTcacaaggcagagctgggagag AGGCCAGAGCCAGTAGACTTCTCCTTCAACCCCCTGGCGGACCCACGGTTCCAGTTCTGGGACCCCAGCCTGCTGGAGGCTGTCAAGTTGGGAGACCTCCACGTGCACGAGTTCTTCCGCCTGCTCTCGCTCTGTCACACTGTCATGTCTGAGGAGAAGAGTGAAG GGGAGTTGTTGTACAAGGCACAGTCCCCAGATGAGGGAGCACTGGTCACAGCTGCCAGGAACTTCGGCTTTGTGTTCCGTTCCCGCACGCCCAAGACCATCACGGTGCATGAGCTGGGTCAGGCCGTCACCTACCAGCTGCTGGCCATCCTGGACTTCAACAACATCCGCAAGCGCATGTCCGTCATCG TCCGCAGCCCTGAGGGCAAGATCCGGCTGTACTGCAAAGGCGCTGACACCATCCTGCTGGAGCGGCTGCATCCCATCAACCAGGACCTGAGCAGCATCACCACCGACCACCTCAAT GAGTACGCTGGTGAGGGGCTGCGGACACTGGTGCTGGCCTACAGAGACCTGGAGGAGAGCTACTACAGGGACTGGTCTGAGCGGCTGCACcgagctggcagtgcccctgagGGCCGTGAGGATCACCTGGCTCGGCTCTACGATGAGGTGGAGCATGATATGATG CTGCTTGGAGCCACAGCCATCGAGGACAAACTGCAGCAGGGGGTCCCTGAAACCATTGCCATCCTGACACTGGCCAACATCAAGATCTGGGTGCTGACAGGGGACAAGCAGG AAACAGCTGTGAACATTGGCTACTCCTGCAAGATGCTGACAGATGACATGACAGAGGTGTTTGTGGTCACAGGCCACACTGTGCTGGAGGTGCGAGAGGAGCTCAG GAAAGCCCGGGAGAAGATGATGGATGCATCGCGTTCTGTGTGCAATGGCTTCTCCTACCAGGAGAAACTCTCCTCCAAGCTGACCTCTGTGCTGGAAGCCATTGCGGGCGAGTACGCCCTGGTCATCAATGGGCACAGCCTG GCCCATGCACTGGAGGCAGACATGGAGGTGGAATTCCTGGAGACAGCGTGTGCCTGCAAGGCCGTTATCTGCTGCCGTGTCACACCCCTGCAGAAAGCCCAGGTGGTGGAGCTGGTGAAGAAGTACAAGAAAGCTGTCACTTTGGCCATTGGGGATGGGGCCAACGATGTCAGCATGATCAAGA CTGCCCACATTGGGGTGGGCATCAGTGGGCAGGAAGGcatccaggctgtgctggcctcTGACTACTCCTTCTCCCAGTTCAAGTTCCTGCAGCGCCTGCTCCTGGTGCACGGGCGCTGGTCCTACCTGCGCATGTGCAAGTTTCTTTGCTACTTCTTCTACAAGAACTTTGCCTTCACCATGGTCCACTTCTGGTTTGGCTTCTTCTGTGGCTTCTCAGCACAG ACAGTGTATGACCAGTACTTCATCACTCTGTACAACATTGTCTACACGTCGCTGCCTGTGCTCGCTATGGGTGTCTTTGATCAG GATGTGCCAGAGCAGCGGAGCATGGAGTACCCCAAACTCTATGAGCCCGGGCAGCTGAACCTGCTCTTCAACAAGCGGGAG TTCTTCATCTGCATTGCCCAGGGCATCTACACTTCCATCCTCATGTTCTTCATCCCCTACGGCGTCTTCGCTGATGCCACCCGTGATGACGGTGCCCAGCTGGCTGACTACCAGTCCTTCGCCGTCACTGTCGCCACCTCCCTGGTGATTGTCGTCAGTGTGCAG ATCGGGTTAGACACAGGATTCTGGACAGCCATCAATCACTTCTTCATCTGGGGCAGCCTTGCTGCCTACTTCGCCATCCTCTTCACCATGCACAGTGACGGCCTGTTCCGGATGTTCCCCAATCAGTTCCGCTTTGTGG GGAACGCGCAGAACGCACTGGCCCAGCCCACGGTCTGGCTGACCATCGCCCTCACCACCGTCGTCTGCATCGTGCCCGTTGTGGCCTTTCGCTTCCTTAAGCTGGACCTGAAGCCAGAGCTGTCGGACACG gtgcgCTACACGCAGCTGGTGCGGAAGAAGCAGAAGGCGCAGCACCGGTGCCTGCGGCATGCGGGGCGCGCGGGCTCCCGCCGCTCTGGCTACGCCTTCTCCCACCAGGAGGGGTTCGGGGAGCTCATCATGTCTGGCAAGAACATGCGCCTCAGCTCCTTGGCACTCTCCAGCTTCGCCCCCcgccccagcagcagctggatcGAGACCCTGCGGAAGAAGAAGGGCTGCgagggcagcagtgctggcagccccagTGGTGCAGACAAGACTCTCAAGGTCTGA